The proteins below are encoded in one region of Phycisphaerales bacterium:
- a CDS encoding amidohydrolase family protein, which translates to MYKVDLHTHILPPKWPDFAKKWADDRWVTMTQTSPCCADLMCQGSKFRQIESNCWDPQRRIEECDETGVNVQVLSTVPVMFNYWADGDKALELAKILNDHVAQVVREFPTRFLGLGTVPLQSPDLAIAELERCIGELGLAGVQIGTHVNGCNLDDDSIFPFLQAAEANNAAVFVHPWDMLGANRMQQYWLQWLVGMPAETALAMCSLIFGGVLDRLPRLRIAFAHGGGGFPNIIGRVEHGFNVRPDLCAVNNCNDPRSYLERLYVDSLVHDPLALNLLIDLFGFDRIAVGSDYPFPLGESRPGMLVESLPELTKTQRGRMLAGTALEFLGINPTHTVARDFQTACSD; encoded by the coding sequence TTGTATAAAGTAGATCTGCATACACATATCCTGCCTCCGAAGTGGCCTGATTTTGCAAAGAAGTGGGCTGATGACCGCTGGGTCACGATGACACAGACATCTCCATGCTGTGCTGATTTAATGTGTCAAGGAAGTAAGTTCAGGCAAATCGAGTCTAATTGTTGGGATCCCCAACGTCGCATTGAGGAATGCGATGAGACGGGGGTCAATGTCCAGGTGCTTTCTACCGTTCCCGTCATGTTTAATTACTGGGCAGACGGCGACAAGGCACTCGAGCTCGCAAAGATTCTCAACGATCATGTCGCACAAGTCGTACGCGAATTTCCAACCCGTTTTTTAGGACTGGGAACGGTGCCTCTGCAATCCCCTGATCTAGCCATTGCTGAACTTGAACGGTGTATTGGTGAACTGGGCCTGGCTGGCGTGCAGATTGGCACCCATGTCAATGGCTGCAATTTAGATGACGATTCAATTTTTCCGTTCCTTCAAGCAGCCGAAGCAAACAATGCCGCAGTCTTTGTGCATCCATGGGACATGCTTGGCGCGAATCGGATGCAGCAATACTGGCTCCAATGGCTGGTTGGCATGCCCGCTGAAACAGCGTTGGCGATGTGCTCCCTGATCTTTGGCGGCGTACTTGACCGGCTTCCGCGACTTCGGATTGCTTTTGCTCATGGTGGGGGTGGCTTTCCAAATATCATTGGCCGTGTTGAGCATGGATTCAATGTGCGGCCGGATTTATGTGCGGTCAACAATTGCAATGACCCGCGAAGCTACCTTGAGCGACTCTACGTAGACTCTCTCGTCCATGATCCATTGGCTTTGAATTTACTCATTGACTTGTTTGGCTTTGATCGCATCGCAGTTGGCTCCGACTATCCATTTCCTCTCGGTGAATCAAGGCCTGGCATGCTGGTCGAATCACTGCCCGAGCTCACCAAGACGCAGCGTGGCCGAATGTTGGCTGGAACAGCTCTTGAGTTCCTAGGCATCAACCCAACCCACACCGTAGCGAGAGATTTTCAGACAGCATGCAGCGACTAG
- the kynU gene encoding kynureninase: MQRLAPIKHPMPADDFSGTRAFAVAADECDPLHLLRDEFEHPFDENGNSIRYFAGNSLGLMPKKAKQLVAQELDDWAKHGVDGHQHGDSAWYRYHELFRETGAAMVGAQAGETVMMNSLTVNLHLMLVSFYQPDLPSGRTKILLEEPIFPSDRYAIASHIRSRGLDPNEHVIWIRPRPNEHLIHTEDVEQLLRDHGSEIALVMLAGVNYFTGQFMEIDRITQAGHAAGCIVGWDLAHAVGNMPLELHEWGPDFAVWCSYKYLNSGPGAIAGCFIHQRHEHSLELNRYSGWWGNDPETRFEFNDAFYPQRGADGWQLSNPPILAMAPLRASLDLFQQASIKKLRAKSIALTGYLRWLLEQAEGKPFEIITPSDPHLCGCQLSLLVHDQPRERFEAVRAAHMVCDFRTPNVIRVAPTPLYNTFEDVWVLADVLSAQQAKNQ, encoded by the coding sequence ATGCAGCGACTAGCACCCATCAAACATCCAATGCCTGCTGATGATTTTTCAGGAACAAGAGCATTTGCTGTTGCTGCTGATGAGTGCGATCCACTCCATCTCCTTCGAGATGAGTTTGAGCACCCATTTGACGAGAACGGAAATTCAATTCGCTACTTTGCAGGCAACAGCCTGGGGCTGATGCCAAAGAAGGCAAAACAGCTCGTTGCGCAAGAGCTTGATGATTGGGCGAAGCATGGTGTCGACGGCCACCAGCATGGTGATTCAGCCTGGTACCGTTACCACGAATTATTCCGTGAGACTGGCGCCGCAATGGTCGGCGCTCAGGCCGGCGAAACCGTCATGATGAACTCGCTGACGGTCAATCTTCATCTGATGTTAGTCAGCTTCTATCAGCCTGATTTGCCGAGCGGCCGCACAAAGATTTTGCTCGAGGAGCCGATCTTTCCATCAGATCGGTACGCGATAGCCTCACATATCCGATCGCGTGGCCTTGATCCAAACGAACACGTCATATGGATTCGCCCGCGACCCAACGAGCACTTAATTCACACTGAAGATGTGGAGCAACTGCTGCGAGATCATGGCAGTGAGATTGCGCTTGTCATGCTGGCTGGTGTGAACTATTTCACCGGTCAATTCATGGAAATCGATCGCATTACGCAGGCTGGCCATGCTGCAGGTTGCATTGTGGGATGGGACCTCGCACATGCCGTTGGCAACATGCCGCTTGAACTGCATGAATGGGGACCAGATTTTGCTGTTTGGTGCTCTTACAAATATCTCAATTCAGGACCCGGCGCCATTGCCGGTTGTTTTATTCATCAGCGACATGAACATTCACTCGAACTCAATCGCTACAGCGGATGGTGGGGGAATGATCCTGAAACACGATTTGAATTCAATGATGCCTTTTATCCCCAGCGGGGCGCCGATGGATGGCAACTCAGCAATCCACCGATTCTCGCCATGGCGCCACTGCGAGCCTCGCTTGATCTTTTTCAGCAGGCTTCCATAAAAAAGCTTCGGGCCAAGAGTATTGCACTGACTGGGTATTTGCGATGGTTACTGGAACAGGCCGAAGGAAAGCCATTCGAAATTATCACTCCCTCTGACCCTCATTTATGTGGGTGCCAACTCTCACTGCTCGTCCACGATCAACCGCGAGAACGTTTTGAGGCCGTACGCGCCGCACACATGGTGTGTGACTTTAGAACCCCAAATGTCATACGGGTTGCGCCAACACCGCTCTACAATACCTTTGAAGATGTCTGGGTCTTAGCAGATGTACTCTCAGCACAACAGGCAAAAAATCAATGA
- a CDS encoding NAD(P)/FAD-dependent oxidoreductase, protein MTQHAVIVGAGLAGSLLACHLARAGWKVDVYEGRPDPRNAGFIGGRSINLALSTRGIDALNQVGLAERVLKDAVAMPGRMLHDKEGRQTFQPYSGKQNNFINSVSRGGLNITLLKAADDYDSVTLHFERSCTGIDLKQGIATVCDLKNQTSTTPECDLLIGADGAFSKVRESMATQAGFSHSISYIDHGYKELTIPAAADGSHVLDPEALHIWPHGESMMIALANQDGSFTCTLFWPWNGPISFNAIKRSEDVQPLFEAHFKDVVPLMPDLVELYMKNPTSSLQTIRCGPWHFGDKVVLIGDSAHAIVPFFGQGMNAAFEDCTVLTRHLSASDSVAQAIAGFYAEQKPNAEAIADLALSNFIEMRDTVRSPIFNVKKKIERFLTQISRGRYKSLYEMVSFTTIPYAKVCQRARRRQRILLAALFTLTAVLIICGLLAIGSTF, encoded by the coding sequence ATGACCCAACACGCCGTCATCGTGGGGGCTGGCCTGGCTGGGAGTCTACTTGCCTGCCATCTCGCCCGCGCAGGGTGGAAGGTCGATGTCTATGAGGGTCGCCCCGATCCAAGAAACGCCGGTTTCATTGGCGGCAGATCAATTAACCTCGCTCTTTCGACCCGTGGTATTGACGCGCTGAATCAAGTGGGGCTTGCAGAGCGCGTTCTCAAAGACGCTGTTGCAATGCCTGGCCGTATGCTCCATGACAAAGAGGGCCGCCAGACCTTTCAGCCCTATTCAGGCAAACAGAACAATTTCATCAATTCGGTCTCGCGGGGCGGACTCAACATCACCCTTCTCAAGGCGGCCGATGATTATGATTCGGTCACACTACATTTCGAACGGAGCTGCACTGGAATCGACCTCAAGCAGGGCATTGCGACCGTGTGTGATCTCAAAAACCAGACCTCAACAACGCCGGAGTGCGATCTATTGATCGGCGCCGACGGCGCTTTCTCGAAAGTGCGAGAGAGCATGGCCACACAGGCAGGGTTCAGCCACTCGATTTCCTATATTGATCATGGCTATAAGGAACTGACGATTCCAGCGGCCGCCGATGGAAGTCATGTGCTTGATCCGGAGGCACTTCATATCTGGCCACATGGCGAGTCAATGATGATTGCATTGGCCAATCAGGATGGCTCCTTTACATGCACACTCTTTTGGCCTTGGAATGGCCCAATCAGCTTCAATGCCATCAAGCGATCTGAAGACGTACAACCACTCTTTGAGGCGCACTTTAAAGACGTGGTCCCACTGATGCCAGATCTTGTCGAACTCTACATGAAGAACCCAACAAGTTCACTACAAACCATTCGTTGTGGGCCTTGGCATTTTGGTGACAAAGTTGTTCTGATTGGAGATTCTGCTCATGCCATTGTTCCTTTTTTTGGCCAAGGCATGAATGCCGCCTTTGAGGACTGCACTGTTCTCACGCGTCATCTTTCGGCTTCTGATTCAGTTGCCCAGGCAATCGCAGGCTTCTACGCTGAGCAGAAGCCAAACGCTGAGGCAATTGCAGATCTTGCACTTAGTAACTTCATAGAGATGCGAGATACGGTTCGATCGCCAATATTCAATGTAAAAAAGAAGATTGAGCGATTCCTCACTCAGATCTCAAGAGGTCGGTACAAGTCGCTCTATGAGATGGTGTCTTTCACGACCATCCCTTATGCCAAAGTCTGCCAGCGAGCTCGCCGTCGCCAGCGTATTCTATTAGCTGCTCTGTTCACTCTCACCGCCGTTCTTATTATCTGTGGCCTACTTGCCATTGGCTCTACTTTTTAG
- a CDS encoding tryptophan 2,3-dioxygenase family protein — MTETQPPLTYARYLHLDSLLHLQQAQSNPAEHDEMLFIIIHQTYELWFKQALHELDRAKEHLANNELYGALGTFKRVRMILKTLVGQIDILETMTPVSFQSFRDRLDTASGFQSMQFRELEFVLGAKRPEVSKYIKPSMLGYEAVIRRLNEPSLTDHFHTFLIANDAKIPQEVLDRDITQPNSANEQVQHELVRLYRERPDLALLFELMTDIDEGLQEWRYRHVKLAERTIGQRPGTGGSPGIEFLKRSLFTPVFPDLWQIRNQL, encoded by the coding sequence ATGACCGAGACGCAACCACCATTGACGTATGCTCGCTATCTTCATCTAGATTCACTCCTGCATCTTCAGCAAGCGCAATCAAATCCTGCTGAACACGATGAAATGCTTTTTATCATTATTCACCAGACGTATGAACTGTGGTTTAAGCAAGCACTTCATGAACTAGACAGGGCAAAAGAGCATCTAGCCAACAATGAACTTTACGGGGCACTAGGAACCTTCAAACGAGTTCGCATGATTCTCAAAACACTCGTTGGCCAGATCGACATCCTGGAAACCATGACCCCGGTTTCTTTCCAGAGCTTTCGGGATCGCCTTGATACCGCCTCTGGATTTCAATCAATGCAGTTCAGAGAGTTGGAATTTGTCCTTGGTGCTAAACGTCCAGAAGTTTCAAAATATATCAAGCCAAGCATGCTTGGATATGAAGCCGTCATAAGAAGACTCAATGAGCCTTCACTCACTGATCACTTTCATACCTTTCTCATTGCCAACGATGCAAAAATACCGCAGGAGGTATTGGATCGCGACATAACCCAACCCAATAGTGCCAATGAGCAAGTACAGCATGAATTGGTCCGTCTTTACCGAGAACGCCCCGACCTCGCCTTGCTGTTTGAACTGATGACCGACATTGACGAGGGCCTACAGGAATGGCGATACCGCCATGTCAAACTTGCCGAACGCACGATTGGGCAGAGGCCTGGGACTGGAGGGTCCCCAGGCATCGAATTCCTAAAGCGATCGTTGTTCACTCCTGTCTTCCCCGACCTTTGGCAAATTCGGAATCAGCTCTAA